The following are encoded in a window of Trichocoleus sp. genomic DNA:
- the apcA gene encoding allophycocyanin subunit alpha: MSIVTKSIVNADAEARYLSPGELDQIRGFVTSGERRLRIAQVLTDSRERIVKQAGDQLFQKRPDVVSPGGNAYGEEMTATCLRDLDYYLRLVTYGVVSGDITPIEEIGIVGVREMYKSLGTPIDAVVEGVRGLKSAAQSLLSGEDAAEAGSYFDYVIGAMS, translated from the coding sequence ATGAGTATTGTCACGAAGTCAATCGTGAATGCCGACGCTGAGGCTCGTTACCTTAGCCCTGGTGAACTGGATCAGATCCGTGGTTTCGTTACATCTGGTGAGCGCCGTCTGCGGATTGCTCAAGTGCTGACCGACTCCCGCGAGCGTATTGTGAAGCAAGCAGGCGATCAACTGTTCCAGAAGCGTCCTGACGTTGTTTCCCCCGGTGGCAACGCTTATGGCGAAGAAATGACTGCTACTTGCCTGCGTGATCTCGACTACTACCTGCGCCTTGTGACCTACGGTGTGGTATCTGGCGACATTACCCCTATCGAAGAAATCGGTATCGTTGGCGTTCGTGAGATGTACAAGTCTCTGGGCACCCCCATCGATGCAGTTGTCGAAGGTGTACGTGGCTTGAAGAGCGCGGCTCAGTCTCTGCTGTCTGGCGAAGACGCTGCTGAAGCAGGCTCTTACTTCGATTATGTTATCGGTGCAATGAGCTAA
- a CDS encoding NYN domain-containing protein — MDMGHRTVHQQTVHQQIGLLFYEWVVTVQKQRSQFLAEKYRTIDWEKAETKAQFIEGFSRELSKAVDSVDLQAKTQFLLNKIFTPDFSSSPLISGLGDRCHQLIHSISPTKQFANQINSSTQPSSTSTQRNTILLLDAENLWLQPEEEQFLQKVCAYPIQIKIAFANWRHSGTAKRDVELHSRGYQMIHVPPGKNSADMKMTAIGSSLFLHYPTAKEVIVCSSDGDLTHLCNTLKVHGLIVYAVQKQGDRVKIKNLETEQTKEFFAKLAAQIPSVEESIPLLKKIIQQEQLSEQKQWIRLSSISKKLKEEHHFSLNDLVNTHAPGKRARDIFLDRPMVFVTHQISEQDAIYISLFEPVSNPTASIAPASSKPQAQKTLDNFKILTKAELEQALTKALKELTNKTSTKTAHVTTLQCQFEKAYGLKVKQVLEQLNINKKYVVFLKECKKFKLQQTAKGWEISL, encoded by the coding sequence ATGGATATGGGACATAGGACGGTACACCAGCAAACGGTACACCAGCAAATTGGCTTACTGTTCTATGAGTGGGTGGTGACTGTGCAAAAGCAACGATCGCAATTCTTAGCGGAAAAATATCGAACGATCGATTGGGAAAAAGCAGAAACCAAAGCTCAATTTATTGAGGGCTTCAGCAGAGAACTCAGTAAGGCTGTTGATTCAGTTGATTTACAAGCAAAAACTCAGTTTCTCCTAAACAAAATCTTTACGCCTGACTTTTCCAGCTCTCCACTCATTTCTGGCCTGGGCGATCGTTGCCATCAGCTCATTCACAGTATCAGCCCAACCAAGCAATTTGCTAATCAGATAAATTCTTCTACTCAGCCATCTAGTACCAGTACTCAGCGCAATACAATTCTTTTATTAGATGCTGAGAATTTATGGCTACAGCCTGAAGAAGAACAGTTTCTCCAAAAAGTTTGCGCTTATCCGATCCAGATTAAAATTGCTTTTGCTAACTGGCGTCATAGTGGTACTGCTAAGAGAGATGTAGAGCTACACAGTCGCGGTTATCAAATGATTCACGTTCCGCCTGGTAAAAACAGCGCCGACATGAAAATGACTGCCATTGGCTCTTCCCTGTTTCTCCATTATCCAACAGCAAAAGAAGTGATCGTTTGTTCATCGGACGGAGATTTAACTCATCTGTGCAACACGCTTAAGGTACATGGATTAATAGTTTATGCTGTGCAGAAGCAGGGCGATCGAGTCAAAATCAAAAACTTAGAAACCGAGCAAACTAAAGAATTTTTTGCTAAACTCGCTGCTCAAATTCCATCCGTTGAGGAATCTATTCCGCTCCTGAAGAAGATTATTCAGCAAGAGCAATTATCAGAACAGAAACAATGGATTCGGCTATCCAGTATTTCTAAAAAGCTCAAAGAAGAGCATCATTTTAGCCTTAATGATTTAGTCAATACTCACGCTCCTGGGAAAAGAGCAAGAGACATCTTTCTCGATCGCCCAATGGTATTTGTAACCCATCAAATTTCGGAGCAGGACGCGATCTATATCTCTTTGTTTGAGCCAGTTTCTAATCCAACCGCTTCGATCGCTCCCGCTTCATCTAAACCTCAAGCCCAGAAAACGCTAGATAACTTCAAAATTCTAACAAAGGCTGAATTAGAACAAGCACTGACTAAAGCACTAAAGGAATTAACAAATAAAACCTCTACAAAAACGGCTCACGTCACAACTTTGCAATGTCAATTTGAAAAAGCTTATGGCTTGAAAGTAAAGCAGGTGCTTGAGCAATTAAACATCAACAAGAAATACGTTGTTTTTTTGAAGGAGTGCAAAAAATTTAAACTTCAGCAAACTGCTAAAGGATGGGAAATTAGCCTTTAG
- a CDS encoding FtsW/RodA/SpoVE family cell cycle protein: MKLRHLIPFFDTSTQDWGQEARLLRWLTFLWMFVGLVVMFSASYAVADATIGDGLYYTKVQILWICLGMIGFNFIVHSPLRSMLRIADWGMLMLLGLILITLLPGLGTTVNGATRWLVIGPVGIQPSELIKPFLVLQSARIFGQWERLSWAVRLSWVGIFVVTIAAILLQPNLSTAALCGMMLWLIALAGSLPYLYLGSAAGLGLVAAVVSVSLKSYQRRRLISFLNPWADPREDGYQLIQSLLAIGSGGIFGTGFGLSQQKLFYLPIQYTDFIFAVFAEEFGLLGCLLLFVMLTAYATLALRVALKAKNRVHQLIAVGVMILMVGQSLLNIGVATGALPTTGLPLPLFSYGGSSMIASLLAAGLMIRVARESSEAAVVSLDRRQPAPES; this comes from the coding sequence GTGAAGCTTCGACATCTCATTCCATTTTTTGATACCTCTACCCAAGATTGGGGACAGGAAGCCCGACTGCTCCGCTGGCTCACGTTCCTCTGGATGTTTGTCGGCTTAGTGGTCATGTTTTCCGCTTCCTATGCGGTTGCAGATGCGACAATAGGTGACGGTTTGTATTACACCAAAGTGCAAATCCTATGGATCTGCCTTGGCATGATTGGTTTTAATTTCATTGTGCATTCGCCATTACGATCGATGCTGCGAATCGCTGATTGGGGAATGCTGATGCTGCTAGGGCTAATCTTGATTACACTCTTGCCAGGGTTAGGAACAACCGTCAATGGGGCAACGCGATGGCTCGTGATTGGTCCCGTTGGAATTCAGCCCTCCGAACTCATCAAGCCTTTCTTGGTGTTGCAAAGTGCCCGAATTTTTGGACAGTGGGAGCGGCTGAGTTGGGCAGTACGACTGAGTTGGGTGGGCATTTTTGTCGTCACGATCGCCGCAATTTTGCTTCAGCCCAACCTTAGTACGGCGGCGCTGTGTGGCATGATGCTCTGGCTAATTGCGCTGGCTGGTAGCTTGCCTTATCTTTATTTGGGCAGCGCAGCAGGGCTAGGATTGGTTGCAGCGGTGGTGAGTGTTAGCCTCAAGTCCTATCAGCGGCGACGTTTAATCTCATTTCTCAATCCTTGGGCAGATCCGCGTGAAGATGGCTATCAGTTGATTCAGAGCCTTCTGGCGATCGGATCAGGGGGCATTTTTGGAACTGGATTTGGGCTCTCACAACAGAAATTGTTTTATCTGCCGATCCAATACACTGACTTTATTTTTGCCGTCTTTGCCGAAGAGTTTGGCTTGCTAGGCTGCTTGCTGTTGTTTGTGATGCTAACCGCTTATGCAACGCTAGCTCTACGAGTTGCCCTGAAAGCAAAAAATCGGGTTCACCAGTTAATTGCCGTGGGCGTGATGATTCTCATGGTCGGTCAATCGTTGTTGAACATTGGCGTTGCTACAGGTGCACTACCAACAACAGGATTGCCGCTTCCCTTGTTTAGCTACGGTGGTAGTTCTATGATTGCGAGTCTGTTGGCCGCCGGACTAATGATTCGAGTAGCGCGAGAAAGCAGTGAAGCCGCTGTTGTCTCCCTCGATCGACGGCAGCCTGCTCCTGAATCTTAA
- the hpsE gene encoding hormogonium polysaccharide biosynthesis glycosyltransferase HpsE: MVDFTVAIPTYNGEQRLPAVLERLRSQIIPTDFSWEVIVVDNNSHDRTSQIVTAFQSNFPCPLRYCLELQQGAAYARKRALSEAASELIGFLDDDNLPDSNWVTAAYRFAQAHSRAGAYGSQIQGEFEVAPSPELKPLLPFLALTDRGSQPLRYEPQQKTLPPSAGLVVRKQAWMLSVPAVTTLGGRVEGNMLTGEDLEVLAHIQRSGWEIWYNPEMKITHIIPAWRLEAAYLIPFFRGIGLSRFVTRMAGIQPSQRSLAFVVYLVNDLRKILIHLLKYGWRVQSNLAAACERELIWNSLVSPFYLWKKGYLQKQ, from the coding sequence GTGGTTGATTTTACCGTAGCAATTCCCACCTATAACGGGGAACAGCGTTTACCGGCGGTTTTGGAGCGACTTCGATCGCAAATTATCCCAACTGATTTTTCTTGGGAAGTGATTGTGGTTGACAACAACAGCCACGATCGAACTTCTCAAATCGTTACAGCCTTTCAGTCCAATTTTCCCTGTCCTTTGCGCTACTGCCTCGAACTTCAACAGGGAGCGGCTTATGCCCGAAAACGTGCTCTTTCTGAAGCAGCGAGTGAGTTAATTGGCTTCCTGGATGACGACAACCTGCCAGATAGCAATTGGGTTACGGCGGCTTATCGGTTTGCCCAAGCTCATAGCCGAGCCGGAGCTTATGGCAGCCAAATTCAGGGTGAGTTTGAGGTTGCGCCCTCTCCCGAATTAAAACCTCTGTTGCCATTTTTGGCACTGACCGATCGCGGCTCTCAACCGTTGCGCTATGAGCCTCAGCAAAAAACTCTGCCTCCCTCAGCGGGGCTAGTGGTACGAAAACAAGCCTGGATGTTGAGTGTGCCTGCCGTAACCACGTTGGGGGGCAGGGTAGAAGGCAATATGTTGACCGGAGAAGATCTGGAAGTGCTGGCACATATTCAGCGATCGGGTTGGGAAATTTGGTACAACCCGGAGATGAAAATTACTCACATCATTCCTGCTTGGAGATTGGAAGCAGCTTATCTCATTCCATTCTTTCGCGGGATTGGCTTGAGCCGTTTTGTCACTCGGATGGCAGGCATCCAACCTTCACAGCGAAGCTTAGCGTTTGTTGTATATCTCGTAAATGATTTACGAAAAATTCTTATACACCTTCTCAAATATGGCTGGCGAGTTCAATCAAATCTAGCTGCTGCCTGCGAGCGAGAACTGATCTGGAATAGCTTAGTCAGTCCTTTTTATCTTTGGAAGAAAGGGTATTTGCAAAAGCAGTAA
- a CDS encoding CO2 hydration protein — MVTLVSSSSTHPLADLIQRLESGGALLPDSPENVMEVVGILKSYGIVLDAYQRNLTYIAEHQFLVLFPFFKYFNGEVTLQKLLKHWWHDRINYEFAEYCMKAMFWHGAEGLDNYLDSEEFLQRVTAILQVKLRGNPMMQGLNRLCPGFLPEQVRMLAYYSALGQFWNVMSRMFLTLSDRYDAGEIETIPDVVQHILDELVAAASKPITYAVEIHGDRYEIIPQSVGLTFLKDTAVPYIEAVFFRSFPFFGTVSYNAQARQISSEQADFNYGALFADPLPIGGPGIPPTLLMQDMSHYIPDYLRQVYLYGLRGEDDMRVKICLSFQKSMFCVTTAAILGLMPYPKDTTNPEEQQANRAYLEGWLDRLSESRLLTLQ; from the coding sequence ATGGTTACTCTGGTTTCCTCCTCTAGCACACATCCTCTTGCTGACTTGATTCAGCGGCTTGAATCGGGTGGGGCACTCTTGCCTGATTCTCCTGAAAACGTGATGGAAGTGGTAGGCATTCTCAAGAGCTACGGCATTGTTCTTGATGCTTATCAGCGCAATCTGACTTACATTGCAGAACACCAGTTTTTAGTGCTTTTCCCCTTCTTTAAGTACTTCAATGGAGAAGTGACGCTGCAGAAGTTGCTGAAGCATTGGTGGCACGATCGGATCAACTACGAGTTCGCCGAATACTGCATGAAGGCAATGTTCTGGCATGGCGCAGAAGGGCTGGATAATTATTTGGATAGTGAGGAGTTTTTACAGCGCGTCACGGCAATACTTCAGGTAAAACTGCGCGGTAATCCAATGATGCAGGGTCTCAATCGTCTCTGTCCTGGGTTTCTCCCAGAGCAGGTAAGGATGCTGGCTTACTATAGTGCTTTAGGGCAGTTCTGGAATGTGATGAGCCGCATGTTTCTGACGCTCTCCGATCGCTATGATGCAGGGGAAATTGAAACGATTCCCGATGTTGTCCAGCACATTTTGGATGAGTTAGTGGCTGCTGCCTCAAAACCGATTACCTATGCTGTAGAAATCCATGGCGACCGGTATGAAATTATTCCTCAGTCGGTTGGATTAACGTTTCTCAAGGATACGGCAGTTCCCTACATTGAAGCCGTCTTTTTCCGTTCCTTCCCCTTCTTCGGCACCGTTTCTTACAACGCTCAAGCCCGACAAATCTCGTCTGAGCAAGCAGACTTTAACTATGGTGCACTCTTTGCAGACCCATTACCGATCGGGGGACCAGGGATTCCGCCAACACTGCTGATGCAGGATATGAGTCACTACATTCCAGACTATTTGCGGCAGGTCTATCTGTATGGGTTGCGCGGCGAAGATGATATGCGTGTCAAAATCTGCCTTAGTTTCCAGAAGTCTATGTTTTGCGTTACAACAGCTGCAATCCTGGGACTAATGCCCTACCCCAAAGACACAACCAATCCAGAAGAACAACAAGCTAATCGCGCTTATCTGGAAGGCTGGCTCGATCGCCTGTCGGAATCCCGCCTTTTAACGCTTCAATAA
- the hpsE gene encoding hormogonium polysaccharide biosynthesis glycosyltransferase HpsE, translated as MDIQFTVAIPTYNGAKTLQFVLEKLRSQTQIDFLSWEVIVVDNNSTDETAKIVEAFQQNWLPQTPLRYCNESTQGSAYARQRAIKEANGQFVGFLDDDNLPDSSWVAAAYQFGLAHPKAGAFGGQIRGKYEVEPPPEFERAKLFLVIREFSRQPKLYEPEHLRLPPGAGLVVRKQAWIESLPDRFTRAHRGGHDYEISLHLHKHGWEIWHNPEMKIEHLIPAWRMEKSYLTKIARIYGLCTCEIRMIITKPWQRPIVLIRNFLGSLKRLIWHLVKYRDRAFSNLGLACETAFFWGGLISPFYYLEKQANRWFNHWFHQLIRH; from the coding sequence ATGGATATTCAATTTACCGTTGCAATTCCAACTTACAATGGCGCAAAAACTTTGCAGTTCGTATTAGAGAAATTGCGATCGCAAACTCAAATTGATTTTCTAAGCTGGGAAGTTATTGTTGTTGATAACAACAGCACTGATGAAACTGCAAAAATTGTAGAAGCATTTCAGCAAAATTGGCTACCGCAAACGCCGTTACGCTACTGCAATGAATCGACTCAAGGCTCTGCCTATGCCCGACAGAGAGCCATCAAAGAAGCAAACGGACAGTTTGTTGGTTTTCTAGATGATGACAATTTGCCTGATTCGAGTTGGGTTGCTGCTGCCTATCAATTTGGTTTAGCACATCCCAAAGCCGGAGCATTCGGGGGGCAAATTCGCGGCAAATATGAAGTTGAGCCTCCTCCAGAATTTGAGAGAGCAAAGCTTTTTTTAGTGATTCGAGAGTTTTCTCGTCAGCCTAAGCTTTACGAGCCAGAACATTTAAGATTGCCTCCCGGTGCAGGTTTAGTTGTGCGGAAACAAGCTTGGATAGAGAGCCTACCCGATCGCTTTACTCGGGCGCATCGAGGTGGGCATGACTACGAAATTTCCCTGCATTTGCACAAGCATGGATGGGAGATTTGGCACAACCCAGAAATGAAAATTGAGCATCTCATTCCTGCTTGGAGAATGGAGAAGTCTTATTTAACTAAGATTGCTCGAATTTATGGGCTTTGTACTTGTGAAATTCGGATGATTATTACAAAACCCTGGCAGAGACCGATCGTCTTAATCAGGAATTTTTTGGGTAGCTTAAAGCGGCTGATCTGGCATTTAGTGAAATACCGCGATCGAGCCTTTTCTAACTTGGGATTAGCCTGCGAAACGGCGTTTTTTTGGGGTGGGTTAATCAGCCCGTTTTATTATCTGGAGAAACAAGCAAATCGCTGGTTTAATCACTGGTTTCATCAATTGATTCGCCACTGA
- the apcB gene encoding allophycocyanin subunit beta, translated as MQDAITSVINSADVQGKYLDTAALEKLKSYFSTGELRVRAATTISANAAAIVKEAVAKSLLYSDITRPGGNMYTTRRYAACIRDLDYYLRYATYAMLAGDPSILDERVLNGLKETYNSLGVPISATVQAIQAMKEVTASLVGADAGKEMGVYFDYISSGLS; from the coding sequence ATGCAAGACGCAATTACCTCTGTAATTAACTCTGCTGACGTTCAGGGTAAATACCTGGACACGGCTGCTCTCGAAAAGCTCAAGAGTTATTTTTCGACTGGTGAACTGCGCGTTCGTGCAGCAACCACCATCAGTGCAAATGCTGCTGCGATCGTTAAAGAAGCAGTTGCAAAGTCCTTGCTGTACTCTGATATCACCCGTCCCGGTGGTAACATGTACACCACCCGTCGCTATGCTGCCTGCATCCGCGACCTCGACTACTACCTCCGCTATGCGACCTACGCAATGCTGGCTGGCGACCCCTCCATCCTTGATGAGCGGGTTCTGAACGGTCTGAAGGAAACCTACAACTCTCTGGGTGTACCCATCTCTGCTACCGTACAAGCAATCCAGGCAATGAAAGAAGTTACCGCTAGCCTGGTTGGTGCTGATGCTGGTAAGGAAATGGGCGTTTACTTCGACTACATTAGCTCTGGTTTGAGCTAG
- a CDS encoding UbiD family decarboxylase, with protein MARDLREFLKLLEERGQLRRIKALVDPNLEIAEISNRMLQAGGPALLFENVKGADYPVAVNVMGTVERVCWAMNMERPEELEDLGKKLAILYQPRPPKKISQAIELGQVLFDVVKAKPGRDFFPPCQQIVLQGDEVDLTKLPLLRVYAGDANKVITLGLMITKDPETKIVNVGVYRLQLQSKNTMTVQWLSIRGATRHLRKAAERGQKLEVAIALGVDPLLIMAAATPLPIDLSEWLFAGLYAGQGVKLAKCKTVDLEVPADSEIVLEGTITPGDVEVDGPAGDHMGFYGGVNEKAPLLRFQCMTHRKDPIYMTTFSGRPPKEDAMMALALNRIYTPILRQQVPEIVDFFLPMETLSYKAAVLSIDKAYPGHARRAALAFWSALPQFNYTKFVIVVDKDINIRDPRQVVWAIASKVDPGRDVFILPNTPFDSLDFATEKAGLGGRMGIDATTKIYPESDRAWSEPLESDPDTATMVDRRWAEYGLADLNLGEVNPNLFGYDMH; from the coding sequence ATGGCGAGAGATCTGCGCGAATTTCTGAAACTACTGGAAGAGCGGGGACAACTCCGCCGCATTAAGGCCTTGGTTGATCCCAATCTAGAAATTGCCGAAATCAGTAACCGAATGTTGCAGGCCGGGGGACCAGCGCTGTTGTTTGAGAATGTGAAAGGGGCAGATTATCCAGTTGCCGTGAACGTCATGGGTACTGTGGAGCGGGTCTGTTGGGCAATGAATATGGAACGCCCAGAGGAACTGGAAGACCTGGGCAAGAAACTGGCGATTCTATATCAGCCGCGTCCACCAAAGAAAATTTCTCAGGCGATCGAACTGGGTCAGGTGCTTTTTGATGTGGTGAAGGCAAAGCCTGGTCGAGATTTCTTTCCCCCCTGTCAGCAAATCGTTTTGCAGGGTGATGAAGTAGATCTAACAAAGCTGCCGCTGTTGCGCGTCTATGCTGGCGATGCCAATAAGGTGATCACATTGGGCTTAATGATCACCAAAGACCCAGAAACTAAAATTGTGAATGTAGGCGTGTATCGCTTGCAGTTGCAGTCAAAAAATACGATGACGGTGCAGTGGCTCTCAATTCGTGGTGCAACCCGCCATTTACGAAAAGCCGCAGAACGTGGGCAAAAGCTGGAGGTGGCAATTGCTCTGGGTGTTGATCCGTTGCTGATTATGGCAGCCGCAACCCCTTTACCGATCGATCTGTCTGAGTGGCTGTTCGCCGGACTCTATGCAGGTCAGGGCGTAAAATTGGCAAAGTGCAAAACAGTCGATCTGGAAGTTCCAGCAGATTCAGAAATTGTGCTGGAAGGGACAATTACCCCAGGTGATGTAGAGGTGGATGGTCCGGCAGGCGATCACATGGGCTTTTATGGCGGCGTCAACGAAAAGGCTCCTTTGCTGCGGTTTCAGTGTATGACGCATCGCAAAGATCCAATTTATATGACGACGTTTAGCGGTCGTCCGCCGAAAGAAGATGCGATGATGGCGCTCGCTTTGAACCGAATCTATACACCTATCCTGCGGCAGCAAGTCCCAGAAATTGTTGATTTCTTTCTGCCAATGGAAACCCTGAGCTACAAAGCGGCAGTTCTATCGATCGACAAAGCCTATCCTGGTCACGCAAGACGGGCAGCGCTGGCTTTCTGGAGTGCTTTACCGCAGTTCAACTACACCAAATTTGTGATTGTAGTAGACAAAGACATTAATATCCGCGATCCGCGTCAGGTCGTCTGGGCGATTGCCTCTAAGGTTGATCCGGGTCGAGATGTGTTCATTCTGCCGAATACGCCGTTTGATTCGCTTGACTTTGCCACTGAAAAAGCAGGTTTAGGCGGGCGCATGGGCATCGATGCCACAACCAAGATCTACCCTGAAAGCGATCGTGCCTGGAGCGAACCACTTGAATCTGATCCGGACACAGCAACGATGGTCGATCGACGCTGGGCAGAATATGGTTTGGCAGACCTCAATTTGGGTGAAGTCAACCCAAATCTGTTTGGCTATGACATGCACTAG
- a CDS encoding phycobilisome linker polypeptide, translating to MRMFKITACVPSQTRIRTQRELQNTYFTKLVPYDNWFKEQQRIMKMGGKILKVELATGKQGANAGLS from the coding sequence ATGCGGATGTTTAAAATTACTGCCTGTGTTCCCAGTCAAACCCGGATTCGTACTCAACGGGAACTGCAAAACACCTATTTCACCAAGCTTGTTCCTTATGACAACTGGTTCAAAGAACAACAGCGCATCATGAAAATGGGTGGCAAAATCCTCAAGGTGGAATTGGCAACGGGTAAGCAAGGCGCAAACGCAGGTTTGTCGTAA
- the rpe gene encoding ribulose-phosphate 3-epimerase, producing MTENTSRKPIVIAPSILSADFSRLGEEIQAIDHAGADWIHVDVMDGRFVPNITIGPLIVDAIRPYTQKTIDVHLMIVEPEKYVADFAKAGADIISVHAEHNASPHLHRTLCQIKECGKQAGVVLNPSTPLDFIEYVLEVCDLVLIMSVNPGFGGQSFIPAVLPKIRQLRQMCDERGLNPWIEVDGGLKINNTWQVLEAGANAIVAGSAVFGAKDYAQAIEGIRNSKRPEPELATV from the coding sequence ATGACCGAAAACACATCCCGCAAACCGATCGTTATTGCACCTTCTATTCTATCGGCAGATTTTAGTCGGCTGGGCGAAGAAATCCAGGCGATCGATCACGCTGGCGCAGATTGGATTCACGTTGATGTCATGGATGGTCGCTTCGTTCCCAATATTACAATCGGTCCCCTAATTGTTGATGCGATTCGCCCTTACACTCAAAAAACGATCGATGTTCACCTGATGATCGTTGAGCCAGAGAAGTATGTGGCTGACTTTGCGAAAGCAGGTGCAGATATTATTTCTGTCCATGCAGAACACAATGCTTCGCCTCACTTGCACCGGACGCTCTGCCAGATCAAAGAATGCGGCAAGCAAGCGGGTGTGGTTCTGAATCCTTCAACGCCGCTCGATTTCATTGAGTATGTGCTGGAGGTCTGTGATCTGGTGCTGATCATGAGTGTTAACCCTGGTTTTGGTGGTCAAAGCTTCATCCCGGCTGTGTTACCTAAGATTCGCCAACTGCGTCAGATGTGTGACGAGCGAGGACTCAACCCTTGGATCGAAGTGGATGGTGGCTTGAAGATTAACAATACCTGGCAAGTTTTGGAAGCAGGAGCCAATGCAATTGTTGCAGGTTCTGCTGTCTTCGGCGCGAAAGATTACGCTCAAGCGATCGAAGGAATTCGGAATAGTAAGCGTCCTGAACCAGAGTTAGCGACTGTATAA